One segment of Streptomyces sp. TG1A-8 DNA contains the following:
- a CDS encoding PPA1309 family protein, whose amino-acid sequence MSNTPMAASPLTRAVLEIDEYASGLGWDQPARLFALVDTARLRAREPSLAAQLGLLDEPETTGLTPIEQDEVPTDRPLDDFLGTIAWPDAVTGCALTVERLMLPPSAEAQVPQGLGEAELAQWVADHPERQEVRMTVAVLRGGGRESALRLREKDSPTEVLTGPDLVPGLAEALAATFED is encoded by the coding sequence ATGTCCAACACTCCCATGGCGGCGAGCCCGCTCACCCGGGCCGTACTCGAGATCGACGAGTACGCCTCCGGCCTCGGCTGGGACCAGCCCGCCCGCCTCTTCGCCCTCGTAGACACCGCACGGCTGCGGGCCCGGGAACCCTCGCTCGCCGCCCAGCTGGGCCTCCTGGACGAGCCCGAGACCACCGGTCTCACCCCGATCGAGCAGGACGAGGTGCCCACCGACAGGCCGCTCGACGACTTCCTGGGCACCATCGCCTGGCCCGACGCGGTGACCGGCTGCGCGCTCACCGTGGAGCGCCTGATGCTGCCCCCGTCGGCGGAGGCGCAGGTCCCGCAGGGCCTGGGCGAGGCCGAACTGGCCCAGTGGGTGGCGGACCACCCCGAGCGCCAGGAGGTGCGCATGACGGTCGCGGTGCTGCGCGGCGGCGGCCGGGAGTCGGCGCTGCGCCTGCGCGAGAAGGACTCGCCGACGGAGGTCCTGACGGGCCCCGACCTGGTGCCGGGCCTGGCGGAGGCCCTGGCGGCGACGTTCGAGGACTGA
- a CDS encoding UPF0182 family protein produces MPDRGGGPTGPRIRAGRPSRRVRALLVTLGVLAVLGMAFTMFAGFWTDWLWYRSVHYSSVFTTTLWTKIGLFFVFGLLMAVAVGVNIWLAHRLRPPLSAMSMEQQSLDRYRMGIAPYKKWMLLAVTALVGLIAGASASSQWRTWLMWVNGVPFHQRDPQFHLDISFYAFDLPWYRFLLGFGFAAAILCLIAAALTHYLYGGLRVTSPGARATAAATGHLSVLLGVFVALKAVAYWLDRYGLAVKSSDFKATGDWTGLRYVDANAYLPAKTILFCIAVICALLFFATLWRRTWQLPVIGFGLMVLSAVLIGGLYPAIVQKFQVQPNEQAKEAPYVQKNLKATREAYGIDDTKVTEYAGKSGTADRTKLRDRVDGTASLRIMDPNIVSPTFQQLQQIRNYYGFPTNLDVDRYSTADGKDQDTVLGLRELNLNGIPKNNWINDHFRYTHGYGVVAAKGTEADAEGRPVFTERNLPSKGDLGTYQQQVYYGEKTTTYSIVGGPQKEIDYSDDEGEKTTSYTGGSGVNLGSPLNRAAYAVAFNEPQILYSGAIGKSSRILYNRTPKDRVEAVAPWLTIDGDAYPAVVNHRIQWIVDAYTTSNGYPYSSRTTLGDTTADSLTATNTSRTVVAQQNRVNYIRNSVKATVDAYTGEVKLYQWDTEDPVLKTWMRAFPGTVEPRSDISAALMAHLRYPQDLFKVQRELLTRYHVTNAQTFLSGSEVWQVPDDPTNDSRSAVPPYYLSMKMPDQDAQAFSLTTTFTPNGRDNLSAFMAVDSDPRTDDYGRIRILKLPTSTTVDGPKQVQSQFNSEQDIAETISLLSRGHSKVEYGNLLTVPLDGGLLYAEPVYVRGGELKYPLLRKVLVTYEGRTAFEDTLDEALDKVFGVKGSTPPPDTGTTNPPGTGDPTVRQALEDAQKAFDAGQQALKDGPDWDAYAKAQKDLRDALRQAEQAQSKAGGTGGGDRGGDGG; encoded by the coding sequence ATGCCGGACCGCGGCGGAGGCCCGACGGGGCCACGGATCAGGGCGGGCCGCCCGTCGCGGCGGGTCAGGGCCCTGCTCGTGACACTGGGCGTCCTCGCCGTCCTCGGCATGGCGTTCACCATGTTCGCGGGCTTCTGGACGGACTGGCTGTGGTACCGGTCGGTGCACTACTCGTCCGTGTTCACCACCACCCTGTGGACCAAGATCGGGCTCTTCTTCGTCTTCGGCCTGCTGATGGCGGTCGCCGTCGGGGTGAACATCTGGCTCGCGCACCGGCTGCGGCCCCCGCTGAGCGCCATGTCCATGGAGCAGCAGAGCCTGGACCGCTACCGGATGGGCATCGCGCCGTACAAGAAGTGGATGCTGCTCGCCGTCACCGCCCTGGTCGGGCTGATCGCGGGCGCCTCGGCGTCGAGCCAGTGGCGCACCTGGCTGATGTGGGTCAACGGCGTGCCCTTCCACCAGCGGGACCCGCAGTTCCACCTCGACATCTCCTTCTACGCCTTCGACCTGCCCTGGTACCGGTTCCTGCTGGGCTTCGGCTTCGCCGCGGCGATCCTGTGCCTGATCGCCGCCGCGCTCACCCACTACCTGTACGGCGGGCTGCGCGTCACCAGTCCGGGCGCGCGCGCCACGGCCGCCGCGACCGGCCACCTGTCGGTTCTCCTCGGCGTCTTCGTGGCGCTCAAGGCGGTCGCCTACTGGCTCGACCGGTACGGCCTCGCCGTCAAGTCCAGCGACTTCAAGGCGACCGGCGACTGGACCGGCCTGCGCTACGTCGACGCCAACGCCTACCTGCCGGCCAAAACGATCCTGTTCTGCATCGCCGTCATCTGCGCGCTGCTGTTCTTCGCCACCCTGTGGCGGCGCACCTGGCAGCTGCCCGTCATCGGCTTCGGCCTGATGGTCCTGTCGGCGGTCCTGATCGGCGGGCTGTACCCCGCCATCGTGCAGAAGTTCCAGGTGCAGCCCAACGAGCAGGCCAAGGAAGCCCCGTACGTCCAGAAGAACCTCAAGGCGACGCGCGAGGCCTACGGAATCGACGACACCAAGGTCACCGAGTACGCGGGCAAGTCCGGCACCGCGGACCGCACGAAGCTGCGCGACCGGGTCGACGGCACGGCCAGCCTGCGCATCATGGACCCGAACATCGTCTCGCCGACGTTCCAGCAGCTGCAGCAGATCCGGAACTACTACGGCTTCCCGACCAACCTCGACGTCGACCGGTACAGCACCGCGGACGGCAAGGACCAGGACACCGTCCTCGGGCTGCGCGAACTGAACCTGAACGGCATCCCGAAGAACAACTGGATCAACGACCACTTCCGCTACACGCACGGCTACGGCGTGGTCGCCGCCAAGGGCACCGAGGCCGACGCCGAGGGCCGGCCGGTCTTCACCGAGCGGAACCTCCCGTCCAAGGGCGACCTCGGCACGTACCAGCAGCAGGTCTACTACGGCGAGAAGACCACCACGTACTCGATCGTCGGCGGTCCGCAGAAGGAGATCGACTACTCCGACGACGAGGGCGAGAAGACCACCAGCTACACCGGCGGGAGCGGGGTGAACCTCGGCAGCCCGCTCAACCGGGCGGCGTACGCGGTGGCGTTCAACGAGCCGCAGATCCTCTACTCCGGAGCGATCGGCAAGAGCTCGCGGATCCTGTACAACCGCACGCCCAAGGACCGCGTCGAGGCGGTCGCCCCCTGGCTGACCATCGACGGCGACGCCTACCCGGCGGTGGTGAACCACCGCATCCAGTGGATCGTGGACGCGTACACGACCTCGAACGGCTACCCGTACTCCTCCCGCACGACCCTCGGCGACACCACGGCCGACTCGCTGACCGCCACCAACACCTCGCGCACCGTGGTGGCCCAGCAGAACCGGGTCAACTACATCCGCAACTCGGTGAAGGCGACCGTCGACGCGTACACCGGCGAGGTCAAGCTCTACCAGTGGGACACCGAGGACCCGGTGCTGAAGACCTGGATGAGGGCCTTCCCCGGCACGGTCGAGCCCCGCTCGGACATCTCCGCCGCCCTGATGGCCCACCTGCGTTACCCGCAGGACCTGTTCAAGGTCCAGCGCGAGCTGCTCACCCGGTACCACGTGACGAACGCGCAGACGTTCCTCAGCGGCAGCGAGGTGTGGCAGGTGCCGGACGACCCGACCAACGACTCGCGCAGCGCGGTGCCGCCGTACTACCTGAGCATGAAGATGCCGGACCAGGACGCGCAGGCGTTCTCGCTGACGACGACGTTCACCCCGAACGGTCGGGACAACCTGAGCGCCTTCATGGCGGTCGACTCCGATCCGCGCACGGACGACTACGGCAGGATCAGGATCCTGAAACTGCCGACGAGCACCACGGTCGACGGACCCAAGCAGGTGCAGAGCCAGTTCAACTCGGAACAGGACATCGCCGAGACCATCAGCCTGCTCAGCAGGGGCCACTCGAAGGTGGAGTACGGCAACCTGCTGACCGTGCCGCTGGACGGCGGCCTGCTGTACGCGGAGCCGGTCTACGTCCGCGGCGGCGAGCTGAAGTACCCGCTGCTGCGCAAGGTGCTGGTCACCTACGAGGGCAGGACCGCCTTCGAGGACACCCTGGACGAAGCCCTCGACAAGGTGTTCGGGGTCAAGGGTTCGACCCCGCCACCGGACACCGGCACCACCAACCCGCCCGGCACCGGCGACCCGACGGTCCGCCAGGCGCTCGAAGACGCCCAGAAGGCCTTCGACGCCGGCCAGCAGGCCCTGAAGGACGGGCCCGACTGGGACGCGTACGCCAAGGCCCAGAAGGATTTGCGGGACGCGCTGCGCCAGGCCGAGCAGGCGCAGTCGAAGGCCGGCGGGACGGGCGGCGGGGACCGGGGCGGGGACGGGGGCTAA